GATCACTCAGCCATTTCTTCCTCGTTTCGAAGGCGCCTTGGTGCTGTTCGTCCTGCTGGGATTGTTGGCGCTGCGATTTTGGCGCGGCGCCACCAACTTTCAGGGACATACCCGCGCCGTCGCGCAGGCCATTGCCGAGGCGCTCAGGCACGAGGCACAGAGCGCACAAACTGCTGCCGTCGATGATCATGTCGCCGAGGGAAATCCGATTTTGGTCGGGCTTGGCTCCCCGGTCTCGGTGGAGCTGGCCCCCCATTGCGCCGCGATCGGACGAACATTGGCCGAGGTCAATCTACGCGGTGTCACGGGTGCTACCGTGTTGGCGATTCGCCGGGGAGAGACTGTTGTGCCAGTCCCCTCGGGCAACGAACGATTGCTCGCCGGAGATATCCTGGCCGTTGCTGGTCAAGAGAAGGCGATCGAAGCCGCGCGCGAACTTCTGAAAAGCAGCGGCTAAAGACTTCTCCTGCGTTCCTCATTGCAGCGCCTACTACCCGCTGTGCAATTGCGCAGCAAGCGCACGATATCGGCTGCGCAGTTCCAGCGTATTCCACCCCAGATACAAATTGGCTCCCAGAGAACCAAAAAGCACGATTACCGTTCCGAGTAGCGGCAGCCACGGCTTGCTCTCAGGCGGAGCGGGCGGGTCAGACTTGTCTGCACCGCTAGTCCCCCTGGGCGGGATGCTTGGCGCGGCGGCGGCCGCAGTACCCGATGCGGCCATATCGTGCGAAGCGTTGGGATCGTGCTTATCTTCGGCAGGCGGAGCCGGCACCTTGACGGGCAACGCTGTCCCTGCGGAATCGGAGTTTGTTTTTGACTCGTGGCCGATCGACGGTCGCGCCCCCGAGAACGCAAAGCCTTTCTTGGCGCGCTCGACATTACTTACAGCGCCAGCCTCATCCCCAGCGGCATTGGCGGTGCCGGCATGCGCTGCCGCAGGGCTTTCCATGTAACCTGCCATTCGCGGTGTCATTGCCGGTGGGCTGGGATCCGGCTCTAGCACCGGTGGCGGAGTAACCTCGGCAGTAGATCGCGCGTCGGCGCCCGTTGGCGGGGAGGCGATCGTTCCAGGCCCCGGAAGCGTAGAAGCGACAGTCCCCTTCGGGCCTGCGGTCGGAGAAGCAGCGGGCGATTCGTCGATCGCCGCGGGCGTAAAAGGGGCGGGTTCTCCCTCGTGCGGAATTTTGGCGTTGCCGACCGTGATTTTGTAACTGCGCATCCCTCGCAGATTTGCCGGCAACTCGCTACCGATCGCCTGCCCGTCTTTGAGCATATCGAGCATTTGTGGCTCGATCTGAATGATGTATTCGAAGCCGCCATCCGGCCGGGGTTGCCACCCAATGTCGATAGACACGACGGTTGCCGCCACCAATGCCAAAACACCATTCATCGCCAGGCTCCTTGCGCGGTTCAAACGGCCGCCAGAGATGGACTTCGGACGGCAGGCTGAAATCTTCTGGTTCGCATGCGCCTAC
This genomic stretch from Pirellulales bacterium harbors:
- a CDS encoding TrkA C-terminal domain-containing protein is translated as ITQPFLPRFEGALVLFVLLGLLALRFWRGATNFQGHTRAVAQAIAEALRHEAQSAQTAAVDDHVAEGNPILVGLGSPVSVELAPHCAAIGRTLAEVNLRGVTGATVLAIRRGETVVPVPSGNERLLAGDILAVAGQEKAIEAARELLKSSG